A genomic region of Catalinimonas niigatensis contains the following coding sequences:
- a CDS encoding SDR family oxidoreductase translates to MKTEGMLKEDALKGKTIIVTGGGTGLGKSMGKYFLELGANLVITSRKLDVLEATAGELMQETGGEVLAVACDVRKYDEITEVLKKTEEKFGRIDVLLNNAAGNFISPTERLSHRAFDIVVDIVLKGTYNFTLAVGKNWIDKKQSGSMLNIVTTYAWTGSGYVTPSACGKAGVLALTRSLAVEWGKYNIRMNAIAPGPFPTEGAWSRLLPGEMAEKFDPAKHNPLKRVGDHQELANLAAYLVSDYAAYVNGEVITIDGGEWLMGAGEFNHLDAIPPKMWDQMEKMRKK, encoded by the coding sequence ATGAAAACTGAAGGCATGCTGAAAGAAGATGCGCTGAAAGGCAAGACCATTATCGTGACCGGAGGGGGCACCGGACTGGGTAAGTCAATGGGCAAGTACTTTCTGGAACTTGGAGCGAATCTGGTGATTACCAGCCGTAAGTTGGATGTGCTGGAAGCTACTGCAGGTGAGCTTATGCAAGAAACCGGAGGTGAGGTCCTGGCCGTCGCCTGTGATGTGCGGAAGTATGATGAGATTACAGAAGTACTCAAAAAAACAGAAGAAAAATTTGGGCGAATTGACGTGCTGCTCAACAATGCAGCTGGTAACTTCATTAGTCCTACTGAGCGGCTTTCCCATCGTGCTTTTGACATTGTGGTAGACATTGTCCTTAAAGGCACCTACAATTTTACCCTTGCGGTAGGAAAGAACTGGATAGATAAAAAACAGTCGGGAAGCATGCTCAATATCGTGACTACCTATGCCTGGACTGGCTCAGGCTATGTTACACCCTCTGCCTGTGGCAAAGCTGGCGTACTTGCGCTTACCCGCTCTCTGGCGGTAGAATGGGGAAAATATAATATCCGTATGAACGCAATTGCCCCAGGTCCTTTTCCTACCGAAGGTGCATGGAGTCGCCTGCTGCCGGGAGAGATGGCTGAAAAATTTGACCCTGCCAAACATAATCCTCTGAAAAGAGTAGGTGACCATCAGGAGTTGGCTAATCTGGCAGCTTATCTGGTGTCAGATTATGCTGCTTATGTCAATGGCGAAGTGATTACCATAGATGGAGGAGAATGGCTTATGGGTGCCGGAGAGTTTAATCACTTGGATGCTATTCCCCCGAAGATGTGGGATCAGATGGAGAAAATGAGGAAAAAGTAA
- a CDS encoding PspA/IM30 family protein — protein sequence MSIFRRLFKVGEAQTHSLIDNMEDPVKMSEQAIRDLKQDLGNAMESLAEVKAIAIRTRREMKNHEQQSVDYEKKAMLLLQRAQQGQLDAGESDRLATEALNKKEHADQEIARTQAEVQKYDNMTANLEAKVNDLRSRISKWENELRTLKARAKVSSATKKLNKQMAGIDSSSTVAMLERMKTKVEEEESLAESYGEIAAAPKSVDDEIDKALGSSSPATSDKLAALKAKMGLNQNQ from the coding sequence ATGAGCATATTCAGAAGACTTTTTAAAGTGGGTGAGGCACAGACACACTCTTTGATAGATAACATGGAGGATCCGGTAAAGATGAGCGAACAGGCAATCCGGGATTTAAAGCAGGATTTGGGCAATGCCATGGAAAGCCTGGCTGAAGTGAAAGCAATTGCCATCCGTACCCGCCGAGAAATGAAGAACCATGAGCAGCAGTCGGTAGACTATGAGAAAAAAGCCATGCTCTTGCTTCAAAGAGCTCAGCAAGGTCAATTGGATGCTGGTGAAAGTGATCGTTTGGCCACCGAAGCGCTCAATAAGAAAGAGCATGCCGATCAGGAAATTGCCCGTACTCAGGCAGAAGTACAGAAGTACGACAACATGACAGCTAATCTGGAGGCCAAAGTAAACGATCTGAGAAGCAGAATCTCTAAGTGGGAAAACGAACTGCGTACTTTGAAGGCACGTGCTAAAGTAAGTTCTGCTACCAAAAAGCTGAATAAGCAAATGGCTGGCATAGACTCTTCAAGTACAGTAGCGATGCTGGAACGTATGAAGACCAAGGTAGAGGAAGAAGAATCTCTGGCTGAATCTTATGGTGAGATAGCAGCAGCACCCAAATCTGTTGATGATGAAATAGATAAGGCTTTAGGATCAAGTTCACCCGCTACCAGCGATAAGCTGGCTGCCCTAAAAGCTAAAATGGGCCTTAATCAAAATCAATAA
- a CDS encoding type III polyketide synthase, whose product MPSYINAIGTAVPRHKIEQSSIIHFMAQAHQMQAEEKQRLKALYRASGIKYRHSVLPDFGLTEGFSFFPDSDSLEPFPSIGERMVLYRKEALGLSLQAVKDCLQSQGLVQTEDITHLIMVSCTGMYAPGVDIGLVNALGLSGSVQRTCINFMGCYAAFNALKAADHIIRANAQANVLVICTELCTIHFQKKKDEDTLLANALFADGSAAVLLSSQTEAGKAQLALEQFYCDLAPEGKEDMAWQIGNFGFEMKLSAYVPEIIRKGIRQLTERLVNQFSLQSLGLEDDEKAEKIADYFAIHPGGKRILSVIEEQLEISTDDNRYAYQVLKEFGNMSSPTVLFVLKALLKDLTLSDHDKQVLSFAFGPGLTLESMLLRIHSL is encoded by the coding sequence ATGCCATCATACATTAACGCCATAGGAACAGCTGTTCCCCGGCACAAAATAGAGCAGTCTAGCATCATTCATTTTATGGCACAAGCCCATCAGATGCAGGCAGAAGAAAAGCAAAGGCTTAAAGCACTCTATCGTGCTTCGGGGATTAAATATCGCCATTCTGTACTGCCTGATTTTGGCCTTACTGAAGGCTTCAGTTTCTTTCCTGACAGCGATTCTCTTGAACCCTTTCCTTCTATCGGTGAGCGGATGGTCTTGTACCGGAAAGAAGCTCTTGGACTAAGCTTACAAGCGGTAAAAGACTGTCTACAGTCTCAGGGGCTTGTTCAGACAGAAGATATTACTCACCTGATTATGGTAAGTTGTACTGGCATGTATGCTCCGGGCGTAGACATCGGATTGGTCAATGCACTAGGTCTTTCTGGTAGTGTTCAGCGCACCTGCATCAATTTTATGGGTTGTTATGCAGCATTCAATGCTTTGAAAGCTGCCGATCATATCATCCGGGCCAATGCTCAGGCCAATGTACTGGTGATTTGTACTGAGCTTTGTACCATTCATTTCCAAAAGAAAAAAGACGAAGATACCTTGCTTGCCAATGCGCTTTTTGCTGATGGATCGGCAGCGGTCTTACTCAGTAGCCAGACCGAAGCAGGAAAAGCGCAATTGGCTTTGGAGCAATTTTACTGTGATCTGGCTCCGGAAGGAAAAGAGGATATGGCCTGGCAGATTGGTAATTTTGGTTTCGAGATGAAGTTGTCTGCTTATGTGCCGGAGATTATTCGTAAAGGCATTCGTCAGTTGACTGAACGTTTAGTCAATCAGTTTTCGTTACAAAGCCTTGGGCTTGAGGACGATGAAAAAGCTGAAAAGATAGCCGACTACTTTGCTATTCACCCCGGAGGCAAACGCATACTGAGCGTGATTGAAGAGCAGTTGGAGATATCTACAGATGACAATCGCTATGCTTATCAGGTACTTAAAGAGTTTGGCAATATGTCCTCCCCTACTGTTCTTTTTGTGCTTAAAGCCCTGCTCAAAGATTTAACATTATCAGATCATGACAAGCAGGTGCTGAGCTTTGCCTTTGGTCCGGGGCTCACATTAGAAAGCATGTTACTTCGTATCCATTCTCTATAA
- a CDS encoding DUF4178 domain-containing protein — protein MWATIFFIIVIIGIAMFFWQKNKQKKEQEAKLNTPKELTLENVGPGGVIHLMNVGPNMEEYDVTILSKSIYREGESDEWYELEGDNGKQKVWISIEEDDGLDVTLALRTLKLREIPINRSDLDRMDEAAEGEFEFEDQTFYFEYSNEASFFSDGNTSAENESFFYYWEFENEKEDQFITIEEWENGKFEITLSVPLKSSQVKVYSLGGATV, from the coding sequence ATGTGGGCAACGATTTTTTTTATCATTGTAATTATTGGAATAGCTATGTTTTTCTGGCAAAAAAATAAACAAAAAAAGGAACAGGAGGCAAAACTCAATACGCCTAAGGAACTTACGCTGGAAAATGTAGGCCCGGGCGGTGTCATTCACCTGATGAACGTAGGACCCAATATGGAAGAGTATGACGTAACTATACTTTCCAAAAGCATTTATCGTGAAGGAGAGAGCGATGAGTGGTACGAACTGGAAGGAGATAATGGCAAGCAAAAAGTCTGGATCAGCATAGAAGAAGATGATGGCTTAGATGTAACGCTTGCTCTACGAACATTGAAATTACGTGAGATTCCAATCAATCGGAGTGATCTGGATCGTATGGATGAAGCGGCGGAGGGTGAATTTGAATTTGAAGACCAAACCTTTTACTTTGAGTATTCCAACGAAGCCTCTTTCTTTAGCGATGGTAATACATCAGCAGAAAATGAGTCCTTCTTTTACTATTGGGAATTTGAAAACGAAAAAGAAGATCAGTTTATCACAATTGAAGAGTGGGAAAACGGTAAGTTTGAAATTACGCTTTCAGTTCCCTTAAAATCTTCACAAGTAAAAGTGTACAGTTTGGGAGGAGCGACTGTTTAG
- a CDS encoding TapB family protein: MKNLLPFLLLSLLSFTEVMAQCSNTFYRLKEGAEFEMTTYDKKDRPQGRTTYVISDVRENSGVFEATFESKIYDKKDKLVTEGEFAIICEGDKVKIDMQRMLNSMEQLSAYENMEVEAQGDFLEIPSKLEVGQTLSDAHTTMTVKMGESSATMSKIDIDINNRKVESKEDITTPAGTFACYKISYNTDMNMKVMGFGNKSSYGNAEWVAENIGTIRTESYDKKGNLNSYTLLTAYRE; encoded by the coding sequence ATGAAAAACCTATTGCCTTTCCTGCTTCTATCACTCCTGTCTTTTACTGAGGTAATGGCACAGTGCAGCAATACATTCTATCGTCTGAAAGAAGGTGCTGAATTTGAAATGACAACCTATGATAAAAAAGACCGTCCTCAGGGGCGTACGACTTATGTGATTAGTGATGTCCGTGAAAATAGTGGTGTGTTTGAAGCTACTTTTGAAAGTAAAATATATGATAAAAAAGATAAGCTGGTTACTGAAGGTGAGTTTGCAATAATCTGTGAAGGTGACAAGGTAAAGATTGATATGCAGCGGATGTTAAATTCTATGGAACAGCTTAGCGCCTACGAAAACATGGAAGTAGAAGCACAGGGAGATTTTTTAGAAATTCCTTCCAAGCTGGAAGTTGGGCAAACTCTTTCTGATGCCCATACCACCATGACGGTAAAAATGGGTGAAAGCAGTGCTACCATGAGTAAGATTGATATAGACATTAATAACCGTAAAGTAGAAAGTAAGGAAGACATCACTACTCCTGCCGGAACATTTGCCTGCTATAAAATTTCTTATAACACTGATATGAATATGAAAGTGATGGGATTTGGCAACAAAAGCTCGTATGGAAATGCCGAATGGGTAGCTGAAAATATAGGTACGATTCGCACTGAATCCTACGACAAGAAAGGGAATCTCAACTCATACACCCTTCTTACTGCTTATAGAGAATAA
- the radA gene encoding DNA repair protein RadA gives MAKTKTVYVCQNCGTSSPKWQGKCDACGEWNTYVEEIISKNLRPSGWQADRQTKGSNNRPRLLNEIHFKQESRINTHDAELNRVLGGGIMPGSLVLIGGEPGIGKSTLMLQIALQLKQQKVLYISGEESDQQIKMRAERMLKHPQLNGSIDHCYVLGETSTAQIFQQAEQLLPNLIIVDSIQTLQSEYVESAAGSVSQVRECTAELMKFAKESNIPIFLIGHINKEGNIAGPKVLEHMVDTVLQFEGDRHMAYRILRTIKNRFGSTSELGIYEMTDTGLRQVSNPSEILITQREGELSGITVGATLEGNRPLLIEIQSLVSSATYGTPQRSSTGFDAKRLNMLLAVLEKRAGYRLGVQDVFLNIAGGLKVEDPAIDLAVCASIVSSFLDIPISSRACFAAEVGLGGEIRAVNRIENRISEAEKLGFEEIYVSKFSLKGLDTKKFNIKIHPYSKLEDMISQLLQ, from the coding sequence GTGGCCAAGACAAAGACAGTATATGTTTGCCAGAACTGTGGCACCTCATCTCCCAAGTGGCAAGGCAAGTGCGATGCCTGTGGAGAATGGAATACATATGTAGAAGAAATCATCAGTAAAAACCTACGCCCAAGTGGCTGGCAGGCAGACCGGCAAACCAAAGGAAGTAATAATCGTCCGCGCTTACTTAATGAAATTCATTTCAAACAAGAAAGCCGAATAAATACCCATGATGCAGAACTTAATCGGGTATTGGGTGGTGGTATTATGCCCGGTTCATTGGTACTGATCGGTGGGGAGCCTGGTATAGGTAAGTCTACGCTCATGCTACAGATTGCCTTGCAATTGAAACAGCAAAAGGTATTGTATATTTCCGGTGAAGAGAGTGATCAACAGATCAAGATGAGAGCCGAGCGTATGCTCAAGCATCCCCAACTTAATGGAAGCATTGACCATTGCTATGTATTGGGAGAAACCTCCACAGCACAGATTTTCCAGCAGGCCGAGCAATTGTTACCCAATCTCATCATTGTAGATTCTATACAAACCCTACAATCTGAGTATGTAGAATCTGCTGCTGGTAGTGTATCGCAGGTGAGAGAGTGTACGGCTGAACTGATGAAATTTGCTAAAGAAAGTAATATTCCTATCTTCCTGATCGGCCATATCAATAAAGAAGGAAATATTGCCGGTCCCAAAGTATTGGAACATATGGTGGATACAGTGCTTCAGTTTGAGGGAGATCGTCATATGGCTTACCGTATACTACGTACCATCAAAAATCGCTTTGGCTCCACTTCCGAGCTTGGCATTTACGAAATGACAGATACCGGGCTGCGGCAAGTTTCTAATCCCTCAGAAATTTTGATTACCCAGAGAGAGGGAGAACTTAGCGGTATCACCGTAGGAGCTACTTTAGAGGGTAACCGCCCGCTCTTGATAGAGATACAGTCATTAGTAAGTTCGGCTACCTATGGTACACCACAACGAAGCTCTACCGGCTTTGATGCCAAACGCCTCAATATGTTGCTGGCAGTACTGGAAAAACGAGCGGGCTATCGTTTAGGCGTACAGGATGTTTTCCTGAATATTGCCGGTGGGCTAAAAGTGGAAGATCCAGCCATTGATCTTGCTGTTTGTGCTTCTATCGTTTCCTCCTTTTTAGATATACCCATCTCCAGCAGGGCGTGTTTTGCTGCTGAAGTAGGCTTGGGCGGAGAGATACGGGCTGTCAACCGGATAGAAAACCGCATCAGCGAAGCAGAAAAGCTAGGCTTTGAAGAGATTTATGTTTCCAAATTCAGTTTGAAAGGACTGGATACTAAAAAATTTAACATAAAAATTCATCCTTACAGTAAGCTGGAGGATATGATTTCACAACTGCTTCAGTGA
- a CDS encoding DUF2179 domain-containing protein — METFIVNALGITPQLFNYLILPLLIFMARVTDVSMSTLRVMYIMNGAKRWAPVLGFFESLIWLLAIGQIIQNISNVGSYLAYASGYATGTFIGMRIEEKIAMGRMVVRVISKTDVSELIGWLVEKGYRYNSVEAMDHEGNANILFTVVPRNKLDSFLKVVRYYQPDAYYTVEGVKRVSDDDIVIERPKTNLSRYLPLVRK; from the coding sequence TTGGAAACTTTTATTGTCAACGCACTGGGGATCACTCCTCAATTATTTAATTATCTGATACTTCCCTTGCTCATATTTATGGCCAGGGTGACAGACGTATCTATGTCTACGCTTAGGGTCATGTACATTATGAATGGTGCCAAGCGTTGGGCACCGGTACTGGGCTTTTTTGAATCGCTAATCTGGTTACTGGCTATCGGTCAGATTATACAAAATATCAGCAATGTGGGGTCGTATCTGGCCTATGCCAGTGGATATGCTACTGGTACGTTTATCGGAATGCGTATCGAGGAGAAAATTGCCATGGGACGCATGGTAGTCAGAGTCATCAGTAAGACGGATGTAAGTGAACTGATTGGCTGGCTGGTAGAAAAAGGCTATCGTTATAATAGTGTGGAGGCTATGGACCATGAAGGAAATGCAAATATCCTTTTTACGGTCGTACCCCGTAATAAATTAGATTCTTTTTTAAAAGTAGTCCGTTATTATCAGCCGGATGCTTATTACACCGTAGAAGGTGTAAAGCGTGTTAGTGATGATGATATCGTCATAGAAAGGCCCAAGACCAATCTCAGCAGGTATCTACCATTGGTGAGGAAATAA